Genomic window (Planctomycetia bacterium):
GTCAAGCCTGCACCGGAATCTGTTCCCCAAAACGTGGCACCCAAACCGATGCCCAAGGAAATAGTACCGCCGAAGCCCATGCCACCTGTGAAAAAGTAGAGCCAAAGCTGTAATCCGCAACACCCCACCTCCCGCAGTGGGGTGTTTTTATTTTGCAAGACGAACGGCCTGCAGGATGAGTTGGATGTTCCTCTCCAACGATTCATCTTCCGTATTCACTGTAATGCTCGGCAATGCAATCGGTTCACTGGTCGCCTTTACCTGATCATAGAGAGCTTCATTTCTGTCTGCTGCAGGATGCAGGCTCTGCTCATGATCTTGCCGCAACCTGCTTCTCGCGACATTATCAGAACAGACACATTCCACGAGAATCAAGTCTCGCTGACAACGTGTCGTACATTCCCGCAATTGCATCAGTTGTTCAGATTTCGAAAAGGTTCGTCCATCAATGATGATGTGCCTGTCGGGGTTCCGTTCAGCATGAAACACAGCCAGTTGATAGAGAATATCCATGCAGAAATCGTTCTGCTGCCCCGAATATTCGATATTTTCAGAGGCAAATAAGGCTGCTCGAATGTCATCCTTATTCAACAGAACTGCGTTCAAGGATTTGCATAAAGCCTTGGCCAGCGTTGATTTACCTGTTCCGGGTAAGCCTGCGAATGCTATGAGCTTTGACATTTTCCACACCCAAATCCCATCGACTCCCCCATTTTAGCGGGTAAGATATTATTACTGCTGGTAATCCCACCTGCCTGCTCTCTCCGAGGCGCATTATGACGGTTAGCCGTATCTGCCTGCTGGCTGTTTGTTGCATTCTGCTGACTGTTTTTGCCATCCATAATCAACAGGGAAATGCTCAACCACCCGCGACTCCCAAAATCGATTTCAATCGTCAGATAAAACCTATTCTCTCTGATCATTGCTACGCCTGTCATGGCCCCGATGAGAAGACTCGCAAAGCCGACTTACGGCTCGACACCAAAGATGGCCTTTTCGGAAAACTCGGCGACAACTTCGTCGTTAAACCTAACGATGCCGAGGCTTCGCTGCTAGTCGAACGCATCAACAGCGACGAAAAGAACAAGGTCATGCCACCGGCCAAGCACAACAAGCCACTCAAACCTGAACAGAAGAAAATTCTCGAAGTATGGATCAAGCAGGGCGCCAACTGGTCGAACCATTGGGCGTTTGAAGCACCTAGGAAACTCACCCCGCCAAGCATTAAACAAAGCGACTGGATTCGCAACACCATTGATGCGTTCATCCTCGCCAAACTCAATGAACAGGGACTGACTACTTCGCCACCAGCTACCAAATCGCAACTACTCCGACGAGTTTATCTCGATCTCACGGGTCTGCCGCCCACGCCTGCTGATGTTGATGCTTTCCTGGCAGACAACTCTCCCCAGGCTTACGAGAAGGTAGTTGATCGTTTACTTTCCAGCCCACGCTACGCCGAGCATCAGGCCCGACATTGGCTCGATGTCGCCCGCTATGGCGACACGCATGGCCTGCACCTGGATAACTACCGCGAAGCCTGGCCCTACCGTGAATGGGTGATCAAGAGCTTCCTCAAGAACCAGCCCTACGATCAGTTCATCACCGAACAACTAGCCGGCGACCTGCTCCCCAACCCTACGCTCGATCAGATCATCGCCACCGGCTACAACCGTTGCCATGTCACCACCAGTGAGGGTGGCTCCATCGAAGAGGAAGTCTACGTCCGTAACGTTGTTGACCAGGTAGATACGTTTGGCACCGTGTTCCTGGGATTAACCGTAGGCTGCGCCCGCTGTCACGATCATAAGTATGATCCCTTCTCCACTAAGGAGTACTACCAGTTCTTCGCATTCTTCAACAACATCGATGGCTCGCCACTCGATGGCAACGCCGCCCGCCATGCTCCCATTACCAAAGTAGGCACACCAGAGCAACTGGCCAAGCTCGCTGAGATGCAGAAGCAGATTGATGCCGTTACGCAGAAAATCAAAACCGAACTAGCTCATATCAAGTATGAAGAGCCAAAGCTAGTCGTTAAGAAATCTCCAACCGTACGTTCTGACCATGTATGGATTGACGATGATTTGCCCAAAGGAGCCAAAGTCAGCAGCGACGGGAGTCATAACGGCAAATGGATGTTTGTCAGTAGCCCAACGGCACCAGTCTTTTCAGGAAAATTTGCTCATACCCGTACTGCAAAGGGCTTGAGTCAGCATTTTGTCGAAGGAGCCTTGCGCGGTCTGGTTATTGGAACTGGTGATTCACTGTTTGCTTATGTTTACCTCGATCCTAAGGATCCTCCCAAAGAAATCATGCTCCAGTGGAATACTGTCGACTGGAAACACCGTGCCTACTGGGGGGAGAACAAGATTGATTGGGGAACCGACAAGACCGGCTCCCGACAATACATGGGTGCGTTGCCGGAGCCAGGACGATGGGTGCGACTCAATATACCAGTCGACAAGGTAGGTCTCAAACCGGGAGATGTCATCACGGGCTGGGCTTTCACCCAATTCGATGGCACCGTCACCTGGGACAAGGCTGGCATCGTTACCAAAACTCAACAGGGCGAGCAGTGGTTTGATTCATTGAATGGCTGGCTGGAATATGAGCAATCAATCGGTGGCGCCAAGTTGCCTCAAAATATACAAAAGCTGATCAAAGTGTCGCTCGAAAAGCGAACAGATGCTCAAAAACAGGAACTCAAAGAGTACTTCCTGGAATACATCAATCCCACCACTCGCGAGAACTTTACTGCATTGCATAATGAATTGGCCAAGGCAAGGCAGGACCGGGAAGTGTTTGATTCAAGCATCCCCGCAACCCTGATCTTCAAGGAACGCAAGGAACCCCGCCAGGCATTCATCCTCAAGCGTGGCGAGTACGATCAGCGAGGCGACAAGGTCGAACGGGGCACACCCGTTATGTTCCCACCGATGAAGCCAAATGAAAGGAAAGACCGACTCGGCTTGGCCAACTGGTTGCTTGATCCCAACCATCCCACCACTGCTCGTGTCGCCGTCAACCGCTTCTGGCAGCAAGTTTTCGGGACCGGACTCGTCAAAACCACCGAAGACCTAGGCCTGCAAGGCGAACCACCAACGCATCAAGAACTGCTCGATTGGCTCGCTGTCGAGTTCCGCGAGTCAGGTTGGGATGTCAAGAAACTGATGAAGCTGATGGTGATGTCAAACACCTATCAACAATCTGCCAAGATCAGCAGCGACCGCTACGCCAAAGACCCAGGCAACCGTTACTATTCCCGTGGCCCCCGCCATCGCCTCGATGCTGAAGTGCTGCGTGATCAGGCCCTCTTTGTCAGTGGCCTCCTCGTCGAAAAACTAGGCGGCCCCAGCGTCAAGCCACCTCAACCCAACGGCCTGTGGGAAGCAGTGGGCTACGTCAGCAGCAACACCGCTAACTTCAAAGCAGACACCGGCCACGAAAAAGTCCACCGCCGTAGTCTTTATACCTTCTGGAAACGCACCGCACCGCCACCGCAAATGTCCGCCATGGATGCGCCATCCAGGGAATCGTGCACGGTTCGAAGAGAGCGCACCAACACACCACTGCAAGCACTGTTGATGCTGAATGAAACACAATATGTGGAATGCGCCAGAGCATTAGCAGAACGCGCGATGTCTTCCCCCCTCTCCCCCCCGGGGAGAGGAGCCGGGAATGAGGGGGTTTATCTATCCGTAGCCCGGTTGAAATTTATCTTCAAATCCATCCTCGCCCGCGATGCCGACGCAAGCGAACTCGCCGTCCTGAAAACCGCCTACCACGACCACCTGAAACAATACACCAACAAACCCACCGAAGCTGACAAACTCCTCGCCATCGGCGAAAGCAAGCCCAACGATAAACTCAACAAACAAGAACTAGCCGCGTTGACGATGATCGCCAATATCGTCTTCAACCTGGATGAGGCGGTGACAAAATAATGGCAGCCCGACGCGCTAGCGAGGAACGTCGATCGAATGTATAACGCCCCTTGCTAGCGCTGCGGGCTGCCATGTAACAGGATTAACTAAATGACCCCCTACCACGAATCCTTGAATCTCCTCACCCGCCGCCAGCTCTTTGCCAAGGGCGCGCTGGGACTCGGTACTGTCGCCCTCTCCGGCATGCTCCCCGCCAACATCCAGGCTGGTGACAAGATACAGGCCAAGGGTGGCATCCCCGGGTTGCCTCACTTCGCTCCCAAGGCCAAGCGGGCCATCTATCTCTTCATGAACGAAGGTCCCTCGCAGATGGACATGTGGGACTACAAACCCAAGATGGGGGACATGTTCGACAAAGACCTCCCCGAATCGATCCGCAAAGGCCAGCGGCTCACCACCATGACCAGCGGCCAAACCCGCTTCCCCATCGCGCCCTCAAAATACAAGTTCAGTCAACACGGCAAGAATGGCACCTGGGCCAGCGAACTCATTCCGTACACTGCCAAAATCGTCGACGAGATCGCCCTCATCAAATCGGTCTGGACCGAAGCCATCAACCACGACCCCGCGGTCACCTACATCTGCACCGGCAACCAGATTCCCGGTCGGCCCAGCCTCGGCGCCTGGCTCAGCTACGGCCTTGGCACCATGAACGAGAACCTGCCCGAGTTCGTCGTCATGACTGCTTCATGGACAGGTCGCAAGGAAGCCCAGGCGATATACAACCGCCTGTGGGGTTCAGGCTTCCTGCCCAGCAAGCACCAGGGAGTAGCGCTCCGCTCCAAAGGCGATCCGGTGCTCTTCCTTTCGAATCCGCCCGGCGTTGATGCAGGCACCCGCCGCAAAACCCTCGATGCCATCGCCCGGCTCAATCAGCATCACTACGAACAGATGACCGACCCGGAGACGCAGACCCGCATCGCCCAGTACGAAATGGCGTTCCGCATGCAGACCAGCGTCCCCGAACTGACTGACCTCAGCAAGGAACCCAAGCACATCCTCGATATGTACGGCCCTGATGTGCTGAAGCCCGGCACCTTTGCTGCCAGTTGCCTCTTAGCCCGTCGCATGATCGAGCGTGATGTCCGCTTCATCCAGATCTTCCACCGAGGCTGGGATCAGCACTTCGCCTTGCCCATCGACCTGCCCAACCAGTGCAAGGATGTCGACCAGGCCTGCTACGCCCTCATCACTGATCTGAAACAGCGAGGCCTTCTCGACGAAACGCTCGTCATCTGGGGCGGCGAGTTTGGCCGGACTATTTATTGCCAGGGCGGCCTCACCCGCGATAACTACGGCCGCGATCACCACCCCCGCTGCTTCACCATGTGGATGGCCGGCGGCGGTATCAAGCCAGGCATCACCTACGGCGAAACGGATGACTTCAGCTACAACATCACCAAAGACCCCGTCCACATCCACGACCTCAACGCCACTATTCTGCATTGTTTAGGT
Coding sequences:
- a CDS encoding ATP-binding protein, with translation MSKLIAFAGLPGTGKSTLAKALCKSLNAVLLNKDDIRAALFASENIEYSGQQNDFCMDILYQLAVFHAERNPDRHIIIDGRTFSKSEQLMQLRECTTRCQRDLILVECVCSDNVARSRLRQDHEQSLHPAADRNEALYDQVKATSEPIALPSITVNTEDESLERNIQLILQAVRLAK
- a CDS encoding PSD1 domain-containing protein; translated protein: MTVSRICLLAVCCILLTVFAIHNQQGNAQPPATPKIDFNRQIKPILSDHCYACHGPDEKTRKADLRLDTKDGLFGKLGDNFVVKPNDAEASLLVERINSDEKNKVMPPAKHNKPLKPEQKKILEVWIKQGANWSNHWAFEAPRKLTPPSIKQSDWIRNTIDAFILAKLNEQGLTTSPPATKSQLLRRVYLDLTGLPPTPADVDAFLADNSPQAYEKVVDRLLSSPRYAEHQARHWLDVARYGDTHGLHLDNYREAWPYREWVIKSFLKNQPYDQFITEQLAGDLLPNPTLDQIIATGYNRCHVTTSEGGSIEEEVYVRNVVDQVDTFGTVFLGLTVGCARCHDHKYDPFSTKEYYQFFAFFNNIDGSPLDGNAARHAPITKVGTPEQLAKLAEMQKQIDAVTQKIKTELAHIKYEEPKLVVKKSPTVRSDHVWIDDDLPKGAKVSSDGSHNGKWMFVSSPTAPVFSGKFAHTRTAKGLSQHFVEGALRGLVIGTGDSLFAYVYLDPKDPPKEIMLQWNTVDWKHRAYWGENKIDWGTDKTGSRQYMGALPEPGRWVRLNIPVDKVGLKPGDVITGWAFTQFDGTVTWDKAGIVTKTQQGEQWFDSLNGWLEYEQSIGGAKLPQNIQKLIKVSLEKRTDAQKQELKEYFLEYINPTTRENFTALHNELAKARQDREVFDSSIPATLIFKERKEPRQAFILKRGEYDQRGDKVERGTPVMFPPMKPNERKDRLGLANWLLDPNHPTTARVAVNRFWQQVFGTGLVKTTEDLGLQGEPPTHQELLDWLAVEFRESGWDVKKLMKLMVMSNTYQQSAKISSDRYAKDPGNRYYSRGPRHRLDAEVLRDQALFVSGLLVEKLGGPSVKPPQPNGLWEAVGYVSSNTANFKADTGHEKVHRRSLYTFWKRTAPPPQMSAMDAPSRESCTVRRERTNTPLQALLMLNETQYVECARALAERAMSSPLSPPGRGAGNEGVYLSVARLKFIFKSILARDADASELAVLKTAYHDHLKQYTNKPTEADKLLAIGESKPNDKLNKQELAALTMIANIVFNLDEAVTK
- a CDS encoding DUF1501 domain-containing protein encodes the protein MTPYHESLNLLTRRQLFAKGALGLGTVALSGMLPANIQAGDKIQAKGGIPGLPHFAPKAKRAIYLFMNEGPSQMDMWDYKPKMGDMFDKDLPESIRKGQRLTTMTSGQTRFPIAPSKYKFSQHGKNGTWASELIPYTAKIVDEIALIKSVWTEAINHDPAVTYICTGNQIPGRPSLGAWLSYGLGTMNENLPEFVVMTASWTGRKEAQAIYNRLWGSGFLPSKHQGVALRSKGDPVLFLSNPPGVDAGTRRKTLDAIARLNQHHYEQMTDPETQTRIAQYEMAFRMQTSVPELTDLSKEPKHILDMYGPDVLKPGTFAASCLLARRMIERDVRFIQIFHRGWDQHFALPIDLPNQCKDVDQACYALITDLKQRGLLDETLVIWGGEFGRTIYCQGGLTRDNYGRDHHPRCFTMWMAGGGIKPGITYGETDDFSYNITKDPVHIHDLNATILHCLGIDHKRLSYKFQGLDIRLTGVEEHAAVKGILI